One genomic segment of Acinetobacter sp. C26M includes these proteins:
- a CDS encoding low temperature requirement protein A, producing the protein MSAEKNQNKTRKLFAPRDPEEAHRAATPLELLFDLIFVVAIATAGQQLHHAIIEGHLWHAMPTYFMVFFALWWAWMNFTWFASAYDNDDTLYRCLTFAQIVGSLVMAAGIPAVFQEHNFDVIIIGYVIMRLALVTQWIRVAKHDPVRKVTAYRYAIGIVMVQLGWLIGNFSAIHMTPLLFLILVVAELVVPLYAEKHAVTPWHPHHIVERYALLTIIVLGESIIGSFAATQEAFSNHDVNFKEIFLVIGGLLMMFAMWWVYFDRSHHHHQRRGVQPFLWGYGHFFIFISIAILGAALAAAVDVSTQHAHISSQMMGWLIAACLVIYSTYIWLFYEAFYLSGWRRWLYPVTVLILFLIPLLFADIGYIVFAMAVIYILRLLISKIYLMKWSDEQMASSK; encoded by the coding sequence ATGAGTGCTGAAAAAAATCAAAATAAAACACGAAAATTATTTGCTCCCCGTGATCCTGAAGAAGCTCATCGTGCAGCTACACCTTTAGAACTGTTATTTGACCTGATTTTTGTAGTGGCAATTGCAACCGCAGGACAGCAACTTCATCACGCAATCATTGAAGGTCATTTATGGCACGCTATGCCGACCTATTTTATGGTGTTTTTTGCCTTGTGGTGGGCGTGGATGAATTTCACATGGTTTGCTTCAGCCTATGACAATGATGACACACTGTATCGCTGTTTGACCTTTGCGCAAATTGTTGGATCATTGGTGATGGCGGCAGGTATCCCCGCGGTTTTCCAAGAACATAATTTCGATGTGATTATCATTGGTTATGTGATTATGCGTTTGGCTTTAGTGACACAATGGATACGTGTCGCAAAACATGATCCCGTACGAAAGGTGACAGCGTATCGATATGCAATCGGGATTGTCATGGTGCAGCTGGGATGGTTGATTGGAAATTTCAGCGCCATTCATATGACCCCTTTGCTGTTCCTCATTTTAGTTGTTGCTGAGTTAGTAGTGCCCCTGTATGCCGAAAAACATGCAGTAACGCCTTGGCATCCACATCATATTGTTGAGCGTTATGCATTACTCACCATCATCGTATTGGGCGAATCCATCATTGGCAGTTTTGCGGCAACGCAGGAAGCTTTTTCCAATCATGACGTGAATTTTAAGGAAATCTTTTTAGTCATTGGTGGTCTTTTGATGATGTTTGCAATGTGGTGGGTCTACTTTGACCGCAGCCATCATCACCATCAACGTCGTGGGGTGCAGCCTTTTTTATGGGGCTATGGTCATTTTTTTATCTTTATTAGTATTGCGATATTAGGCGCAGCTTTAGCCGCCGCTGTCGATGTTTCAACCCAACATGCCCATATTTCCAGTCAAATGATGGGATGGTTGATTGCTGCCTGTTTGGTGATTTATAGTACCTATATTTGGTTGTTTTATGAGGCATTTTATTTATCAGGATGGCGACGTTGGCTTTATCCAGTCACAGTTCTGATCCTCTTCTTGATTCCATTGTTGTTTGCCGATATTGGTTATATCGTTTTTGCGATGGCAGTGATTTATATCCTGCGTCTTCTCATTTCAAAAATATATTTGATGAAATGGAGTGATGAGCAGATGGCATCCAGTAAATAA
- a CDS encoding TerC family protein, with the protein METIGNLWLYVVFFGLVTVMLLIDFLGFKQKQDQDVPIRQAAYWSIAWVTVATIFGGGLWFYLQQTVGATIANQKTMEYFAGYLLEKSLAIDNVFVWLMIFAAFAIPPAFQRKILLYGVLGAIILRTIFIFIGAWFVQEFSWVLYIFGAFLVYTGFKFLKGQDEEDTNIEDIKLLKWLRKHMRITPQLHGNNFFVRQNGVLWATPLFLVLILVEASDVIFAVDSIPAIFAVTSDPFIVLTANLMAILGLRAMFFLLAGAASKMHYLPYGLGIILLFIGAKMLLLDVFHMPIWISLGFIVLVLSITAYLSLRHNKNQVQ; encoded by the coding sequence ATGGAAACTATCGGTAATTTATGGCTATATGTCGTGTTCTTCGGCCTTGTCACAGTCATGCTGCTGATCGACTTTTTAGGCTTTAAACAAAAACAAGACCAAGATGTTCCTATTCGACAAGCAGCTTACTGGAGCATTGCATGGGTGACAGTCGCAACGATCTTTGGTGGTGGCTTATGGTTCTACCTACAACAAACCGTAGGAGCAACCATTGCAAACCAAAAAACCATGGAATACTTTGCAGGTTATCTACTGGAAAAATCGCTGGCAATTGATAACGTCTTTGTCTGGCTGATGATTTTCGCAGCGTTTGCGATTCCACCTGCATTTCAACGTAAAATCCTGCTTTATGGTGTATTGGGCGCGATCATCCTAAGAACCATCTTTATCTTTATTGGTGCTTGGTTCGTACAAGAGTTCTCTTGGGTGCTGTATATCTTCGGTGCGTTCTTGGTCTACACGGGCTTTAAGTTCCTGAAAGGACAAGATGAAGAAGACACCAATATCGAAGATATCAAGCTGTTGAAATGGTTACGCAAACACATGCGTATCACACCACAACTACATGGTAATAACTTCTTCGTTCGTCAGAACGGCGTGTTGTGGGCAACGCCATTATTCTTAGTCTTGATATTGGTTGAAGCATCTGATGTTATTTTCGCGGTGGATTCTATTCCTGCGATTTTCGCTGTCACCAGTGACCCGTTCATTGTCTTAACCGCAAACTTAATGGCAATTTTAGGCTTACGTGCAATGTTCTTCTTGTTGGCAGGTGCTGCAAGTAAAATGCATTACTTACCATATGGCTTAGGCATTATCTTATTGTTCATCGGTGCGAAAATGTTATTGCTCGATGTATTCCATATGCCAATCTGGATCTCATTAGGCTTTATCGTATTGGTATTAAGCATCACCGCTTATCTATCTTTACGTCATAATAAAAATCAAGTTCAATAA
- a CDS encoding nucleotidyltransferase family protein — MKNTHEYYQSILFELITHTSVLFTILQTLSHSHPQAYLSAGVLRNMVWTYYLHGQSFELNNSDIDVIYHHALEINHNRQSTLQQELARLFPEQQWDVVNQALVHTWYCKENGERIQPLASIEHALLLWPDTATAIAVRLNVSGELELIAPFGLQDLFELKLRWNPALVSYATFKDRVAAKQWLQQWPKLQLVDPPIKPKI; from the coding sequence ATGAAAAATACACATGAGTATTATCAATCGATCCTTTTCGAGTTGATTACTCACACCTCTGTACTGTTTACAATATTGCAGACATTATCTCATTCACATCCGCAAGCCTATTTAAGCGCGGGTGTGCTTCGAAATATGGTGTGGACCTATTATTTACATGGTCAATCTTTTGAACTGAACAATAGCGATATTGATGTGATTTACCATCATGCATTGGAAATAAATCACAACAGACAAAGCACATTACAGCAAGAATTAGCAAGGCTTTTTCCTGAACAACAATGGGATGTGGTCAATCAAGCTTTGGTACACACATGGTATTGCAAAGAAAATGGTGAAAGGATTCAGCCTTTAGCATCGATTGAACACGCCTTATTGCTATGGCCCGATACAGCAACAGCTATTGCGGTACGCTTAAATGTATCAGGAGAGCTGGAATTGATTGCACCGTTTGGTTTGCAGGATTTATTTGAATTAAAACTGCGTTGGAATCCAGCACTGGTGAGTTATGCGACTTTTAAAGATCGTGTTGCGGCTAAACAATGGTTACAGCAATGGCCAAAATTGCAATTGGTTGATCCTCCCATCAAGCCCAAAATCTGA
- a CDS encoding glutathionylspermidine synthase family protein gives MKRKILTPRTDWQIEHQNIGFDYFNLPSLDGSIYWSEGIAYEFSLKQIEQLEDAANELHQMCLSIVGDLIQRGNYPDYFQIPHAAIAHIEQSWQQNAPMLYGRFDFAYDGRNIKMLEYNADTPTGLLEASVAQWLWIEQVSGIPNRDQFNSIHEDLIKRWKTILPRGSHVHFAACQEAGREDWGNLEYLMDTAFQAHLQVSELSMENIGWNGQGFVDLNNHPIHNLFKLYPWEWIWEESFSQYLNPQTQWIEPCWKMLLSNKAILVELWKRYPNHPLLVETHQFDPQQTLSGKWVKKPILAREGANIRVLQDGQDQGAASGSFYFEDYDKYGYVVQKWVDTPSFSGQLPTLGLWMVGHQCAGMSIREDCYDIIGNDAHFAAHYFVE, from the coding sequence ATGAAAAGAAAAATACTGACTCCACGCACAGACTGGCAGATTGAACACCAAAATATTGGCTTTGATTATTTTAATTTACCTTCGCTCGATGGTTCGATCTATTGGTCTGAAGGCATTGCTTATGAATTTAGCTTAAAGCAAATTGAACAGCTTGAAGATGCTGCTAATGAATTACATCAAATGTGCTTATCGATTGTAGGCGATCTGATTCAGCGCGGTAATTATCCCGATTATTTTCAGATTCCGCATGCAGCAATCGCACATATTGAACAATCATGGCAGCAAAATGCACCCATGCTCTATGGACGTTTTGACTTCGCTTATGATGGTCGCAATATCAAAATGCTGGAATACAATGCCGATACCCCAACGGGTTTACTCGAAGCCTCTGTAGCGCAATGGCTTTGGATCGAACAAGTTTCAGGTATTCCCAATCGAGATCAGTTTAATAGTATCCATGAAGACCTGATCAAACGTTGGAAAACCATTCTGCCACGTGGCAGCCACGTCCATTTTGCTGCATGTCAGGAAGCAGGCCGTGAGGATTGGGGCAATCTAGAATATTTAATGGATACTGCCTTTCAAGCCCATTTACAGGTCTCTGAACTTTCAATGGAGAATATTGGATGGAATGGGCAAGGTTTTGTTGATTTAAACAACCATCCTATTCACAACCTATTTAAGCTTTATCCATGGGAATGGATTTGGGAAGAATCTTTCTCCCAATACCTCAACCCTCAAACACAATGGATTGAACCCTGCTGGAAAATGTTGCTCTCCAATAAAGCGATTTTAGTTGAGCTCTGGAAACGCTATCCAAATCATCCGTTATTGGTCGAGACACACCAGTTTGACCCACAGCAAACCTTGTCTGGTAAATGGGTGAAAAAGCCAATTTTGGCAAGGGAAGGGGCAAATATTCGGGTGTTGCAAGATGGCCAAGATCAAGGTGCTGCTTCGGGAAGCTTTTATTTTGAAGACTATGATAAATACGGCTATGTGGTGCAAAAATGGGTAGATACACCATCATTTTCGGGTCAATTACCGACGCTAGGCTTATGGATGGTTGGACACCAATGTGCGGGGATGTCAATTCGAGAAGACTGCTATGACATCATTGGTAATGATGCCCATTTTGCCGCACATTATTTTGTGGAATAA
- the guaD gene encoding guanine deaminase: MTLATPITVIRGRFLDIQKTVSQAAEIADQVRYIEDGVLITEQGKIRWFGTWNDAQAYLPTNVEIQHYPEQLIIPGMIDTHIHFPQTEMVGAYGEQLLSWLNTYTFPTEIQFKDKAYAQEIAKFFVNELLKNGTTTALVFCTVHPESVDALFEAAEQHQMRLIAGKVMMDRHAPEALCDTAESAYDDSKALIEKWHGQGRALYAITPRFAPTSTPEQLEKAGQLKAQFPDVYVHTHLSENKDEIAWAKDLFPEQKGYLDVYHHYGLTGQRSVFAHCVHLEDAEWKCMHDTDSAIAFCPTSNLFLGSGLFPLNKTWEQQVKVGLGTDVGAGTSFSLLQTVNEAYKVQQLQGDKLSAFESLYHATLGGAKALDLDDKLGNFNVGKEADFVVLNLKATALQQLRQSRSKSIDDSLFALFTMGDDRNIEATYIYGQKAYSQS, from the coding sequence ATGACTTTGGCTACTCCAATCACGGTGATTCGTGGTCGCTTCTTAGATATTCAAAAAACCGTTTCTCAGGCTGCAGAAATTGCCGACCAAGTTCGCTATATCGAAGATGGTGTGCTCATCACTGAACAAGGTAAAATTCGCTGGTTTGGCACTTGGAACGATGCTCAAGCCTATCTGCCTACAAACGTTGAAATTCAGCATTATCCAGAGCAATTGATCATTCCAGGAATGATCGATACGCATATTCACTTTCCACAAACCGAGATGGTGGGTGCCTACGGCGAACAATTGCTCAGCTGGTTAAATACCTATACCTTCCCAACTGAAATCCAATTCAAAGACAAAGCTTACGCGCAAGAAATTGCCAAGTTTTTTGTCAATGAACTACTGAAAAATGGGACCACCACGGCACTGGTATTTTGCACCGTGCATCCAGAGTCTGTTGATGCCCTATTTGAAGCTGCAGAACAGCACCAGATGCGCTTAATTGCAGGTAAAGTGATGATGGATCGTCATGCTCCAGAAGCACTGTGTGATACCGCAGAGAGCGCTTATGATGACTCTAAGGCACTGATTGAGAAATGGCATGGTCAAGGTCGTGCGTTATATGCGATTACGCCACGTTTTGCTCCGACATCTACACCTGAACAACTCGAAAAAGCAGGACAGCTCAAAGCACAATTCCCAGATGTGTATGTACATACCCATTTAAGCGAAAACAAAGATGAAATTGCGTGGGCTAAAGACTTATTCCCTGAGCAAAAGGGTTATTTAGATGTTTATCATCATTATGGTTTAACTGGCCAACGCTCGGTGTTCGCACACTGTGTGCATTTGGAAGATGCTGAATGGAAATGTATGCATGACACAGACTCTGCGATTGCTTTCTGTCCAACCTCTAACTTATTCTTGGGCAGTGGTTTATTTCCATTGAACAAAACTTGGGAACAGCAAGTTAAAGTCGGCTTGGGCACAGATGTTGGGGCAGGGACCTCGTTTAGCCTGTTACAAACCGTCAATGAAGCCTACAAAGTACAACAGTTACAAGGTGATAAGCTCTCTGCTTTTGAATCGCTTTACCATGCGACATTGGGTGGAGCAAAAGCCTTGGATCTCGATGATAAACTCGGTAACTTCAACGTCGGTAAAGAAGCTGATTTTGTCGTATTGAATCTGAAAGCTACAGCATTGCAGCAACTACGTCAGTCACGCTCAAAGTCGATTGATGACAGCTTATTCGCCTTATTCACTATGGGTGATGATCGAAATATTGAGGCAACTTATATTTATGGACAAAAAGCCTATAGCCAAAGCTAA
- the hpt gene encoding hypoxanthine phosphoribosyltransferase, translating to MTIAMRIMISSEEIQAKVKELGEKINAHYAQSDKELVLIGLLRGSVIFMADLCRAIEKPHELDFMTVSSYVNGTTISSRDVKILKDLDGEIHGKDVLVVEDIIDSGNTLSKVVEMLKTRNPNSIELCTLVSKPSRREIPLEVKFLGFEVEDRFIVGYGLDFDQKYRHLPFIGEIGL from the coding sequence ATGACCATTGCAATGCGCATTATGATTTCAAGTGAAGAGATTCAAGCTAAAGTGAAAGAACTTGGCGAAAAAATCAATGCACACTATGCTCAAAGTGATAAAGAACTGGTATTGATTGGCTTATTGCGTGGGTCAGTTATTTTTATGGCAGACTTATGCCGTGCAATTGAAAAGCCACACGAACTCGATTTTATGACTGTTTCTAGTTACGTCAATGGCACGACTATTTCATCACGTGACGTCAAAATCCTCAAAGATCTTGATGGTGAAATTCACGGTAAAGATGTACTTGTGGTTGAAGATATTATCGACTCAGGTAACACTTTAAGCAAAGTGGTAGAGATGCTTAAAACCCGTAATCCAAACTCAATTGAACTCTGTACATTAGTAAGCAAACCATCACGCCGTGAAATTCCTTTAGAAGTAAAATTTTTAGGTTTTGAAGTCGAAGATCGCTTTATTGTAGGTTATGGTTTAGATTTTGATCAAAAGTATCGCCATCTGCCTTTTATCGGTGAGATTGGTCTTTAA
- a CDS encoding GlsB/YeaQ/YmgE family stress response membrane protein, which produces MWSLIVAIVVGFFAGLIARALHPGDDKAGFIVTTLLGIAGSLLATYGGRLLGLYAENSAAGFIASVLGAVIILFIYKLVTKKS; this is translated from the coding sequence ATGTGGTCTCTAATTGTAGCGATTGTTGTTGGTTTTTTTGCTGGTTTAATTGCACGGGCATTACACCCAGGCGATGACAAAGCGGGCTTTATTGTAACGACTTTATTAGGTATTGCAGGTTCATTACTCGCTACTTATGGCGGTCGTTTACTGGGCTTATATGCTGAGAATTCGGCAGCAGGCTTTATTGCGTCCGTACTTGGTGCTGTGATTATTTTATTTATTTATAAATTGGTCACTAAAAAAAGCTAA
- a CDS encoding DsbC family protein — MLKKIGMFSLLSCISAMSFANVESLKSNLNKQYPNIQVTNIQATEMAGLYSASLDNQIIYLDENAQYMFVGSMVRLKDQKNLTKDLVLKQNSIEWKQLPFKDAIKTVKGTGKRELAVFSDPNCPYCKKLEAELDKLNDVTIYTFMYPLKAQSIAVSKSVWCDTNQAYAWKNLLQKNVRPKEKSCANPIERNLELGRKLGVDGTPTLIFGNGLKMVGGRSAEEIQMIWKELGL; from the coding sequence ATGTTAAAAAAAATTGGGATGTTCTCATTACTCAGTTGCATTTCTGCAATGAGTTTTGCCAACGTAGAAAGCTTAAAAAGCAATTTAAATAAGCAATATCCCAATATTCAAGTGACCAATATCCAAGCCACAGAGATGGCTGGTCTGTACAGCGCTAGTTTAGATAATCAGATTATTTACTTGGATGAAAACGCGCAATACATGTTTGTGGGTTCAATGGTCCGTCTAAAAGATCAAAAGAATCTCACCAAGGACTTAGTCCTAAAGCAAAACTCAATTGAATGGAAACAGCTACCTTTTAAAGATGCGATTAAAACCGTCAAAGGCACTGGAAAGCGTGAACTAGCAGTATTTTCAGACCCCAATTGTCCATACTGTAAAAAACTAGAAGCGGAACTGGATAAGCTGAATGATGTCACGATTTATACCTTTATGTATCCTTTAAAAGCACAATCGATCGCGGTTTCAAAGTCCGTTTGGTGTGATACCAACCAAGCTTATGCCTGGAAAAATTTGTTGCAGAAAAATGTGCGGCCTAAAGAAAAAAGCTGTGCCAATCCAATTGAACGTAACCTTGAGTTAGGACGTAAACTTGGGGTTGACGGGACACCTACTTTGATCTTTGGAAATGGTTTAAAAATGGTGGGTGGACGTAGTGCTGAAGAAATTCAAATGATTTGGAAAGAATTAGGCCTATAG
- a CDS encoding PilT/PilU family type 4a pilus ATPase, with protein sequence MYNAELLEEAKTFMFHMLSKVVEYEGSDLFITADFPPSIKLQGLMRPLGQQTLTADKTKLFAYSLMNEKQRQEFETEWECNFAINVPNVSRFRVNVFKQQLQIGMVIRTITSEIPTFQKLKLPESLKNVIMEKRGLVLVVGGTGSGKSTSLAAMIDHRNENSAGHIITVEDPVEYVHKHKKSMITHREVGVDCHSWQHALKNTLRQAPDVILIGEIRDTETMEHAIAFAETGHLCLGTLHANNANQALDRIINFFPEERRNQLLMDLSSNMKGIISQRLVRTQDGKGRRAAIEILLNTPLIADNILKGQFHALKELMSKSRELGMQTFDQALFELYNEGAISYDEALRNADSVNELRLQIKLKSTRQEGAPVVMMTSLNVVQEQKAEEEQET encoded by the coding sequence ATGTATAATGCGGAATTATTAGAAGAAGCTAAAACCTTTATGTTCCATATGCTCAGCAAAGTAGTGGAATATGAGGGATCAGATTTATTTATCACAGCAGATTTCCCACCAAGCATTAAGCTACAAGGCCTAATGCGACCTTTAGGGCAACAAACCTTAACCGCAGACAAAACTAAGCTATTTGCCTATAGTTTAATGAATGAAAAACAACGCCAAGAATTTGAAACAGAATGGGAATGCAATTTTGCGATTAATGTGCCCAATGTTTCCCGTTTTCGGGTCAATGTATTTAAACAACAGCTGCAAATTGGCATGGTTATTCGGACCATTACCTCCGAAATTCCAACCTTTCAAAAATTAAAACTACCAGAATCATTAAAAAATGTGATTATGGAAAAGCGTGGCTTGGTTTTGGTTGTTGGAGGAACGGGTTCAGGTAAATCGACCTCATTAGCTGCCATGATTGACCATCGTAATGAAAACTCAGCAGGGCATATCATTACCGTTGAAGATCCAGTGGAATATGTGCATAAACATAAAAAATCGATGATTACCCATCGTGAAGTGGGGGTTGATTGCCATTCATGGCAACATGCCTTGAAAAACACGCTACGTCAGGCGCCTGATGTGATTCTGATTGGTGAAATCCGTGATACTGAAACCATGGAACACGCGATTGCCTTTGCGGAAACAGGGCATTTATGTTTAGGCACATTACACGCCAACAATGCCAACCAAGCCTTGGATCGAATTATTAACTTTTTCCCAGAAGAGCGTCGCAATCAGTTACTGATGGATCTTTCATCCAATATGAAAGGGATTATTTCGCAGCGTTTGGTACGCACCCAAGATGGTAAAGGACGTCGTGCCGCAATTGAAATTTTGCTAAATACCCCATTAATTGCAGACAATATTCTCAAAGGCCAGTTCCATGCACTGAAAGAGCTTATGAGCAAATCGCGTGAACTGGGCATGCAAACCTTCGACCAAGCTTTATTTGAGCTCTATAACGAAGGTGCGATTAGCTATGATGAAGCACTACGCAATGCCGATTCTGTGAATGAATTACGTTTACAGATCAAGCTAAAAAGTACCCGTCAAGAAGGTGCACCCGTTGTAATGATGACTTCATTAAATGTGGTACAAGAACAAAAAGCAGAGGAAGAGCAAGAAACTTAA